A segment of the Camelus bactrianus isolate YW-2024 breed Bactrian camel chromosome 22, ASM4877302v1, whole genome shotgun sequence genome:
TactgctggtttttttttttttttttctttctttctttcttttttaaaagaaacctttatttttgaaatataaacatatacaaataGTATCATGAATGCTGTTTACCCAGATTCAACAATTATCAATTCatggccaatcttgtttcattgACACCCCATCAGTTCTCCCTCCTAtgttattttgaagtaatttctaGACATACCATCTCATCTGAAAAAGTTCCAGTATGTCTCTCTAAAATGTAGAGACTTCTTGTCACATTGTGTGTGAGAATATGCTTTTCTCCTAGTTTGTTTGAATGAAGGTCCTTATAAAGTCCACTCATTGTCACTGATCTTCCTTAAGCTGTGGTTGCCTCTTCATGCTTTTCTCCTTATacttgtttgttgaatgaatcaccACTTGGTCTTTTAAGATTTGGGTGGGGGGGGGCATTCGTGGCCCATACTTCTGAATCAGGAGGTTTCGCTTAAACAGGATTTATAGCCTTTCTTGGAAAATCAGGACTAGTAACATAGGGCCTGAATCCTGGCATGTCATCTGTGGGTTGAAGCTTGCCTTTCTGTTGGGGATGTGTGCTCTCCTTCCCTGTGGCCCTGAGCTGCCCCTTCACCTGTCTCAGCTGCCTGCTTGCGATCTGTGGGCATTTGAGTTTGTCTTGCATTAGAGGCTGTTTCCCCATAACTTGAGGGAAGAAATACTATTTCAGTTTGGTcctttcaaaaagtaaataatgtGTGCCTTAGTCTGTTTCTGTCTATAGTACTGTATTTATGCACATAGGAGGTCAAGTTCTAGAaagatataacaaaatgttaacgGTTATTCTCAGGCAGGTGAGGTTATGAGGGACTTTTCTTgagatttttgtgtattttccagCTTTTCCACAGTAAACATGTACACTACAAAGTTTTATCACCAAAACCcccaatgtttttaaaaatcaagtttccAATGAATATTTAACTGTGTGAGAAAATCCCTATGATAAAACATTTAAGTGAACAACGGAGGATACAAAACTGAACATATGACTTGATTCTAACTGTGTGGGAAATGCATGCATGGGACGCATAGGAAAGATACAGGAAGCAGATACATAAATATTTGGGGGTGGTTATCTCTGGGTGGAAATTTGCTTCTTTATAGTTtttggattttctcttttttctctaatGAACATGTATTGATtctgtaatcagaaaaaaaaagcatgaatagAAGTAGTCTAAAAACAAGCAGTTTTTGTAAAAAGGCATTTTAGACAAGTGGATGTTTCTGGGAGCCTCTTGGTGAAATGCATTTTCCCAGGGCTCCCTGCCCTACCCACAGTCCTCCTGCAAGGCCAAGCCTAAAGGCGTTGGCTGTGGCTCGCCCGGGGCCTGTGTTCTTGCCAACACCCTCTGCTTCTGTGCCTCACCCCCAAAGCTCCACCTTCTTGCCCCTAACACCCCTAACAGCTCCACATAACGGCCTGTCCAGGGGGtagggtagagcacatgcttagcatgcatgaggtcctgggttcaatccccagtatctccattaaaaaaaattgttcttttttttttttaagaaaaaaaaaagagcccatCCTTCAGTACAGCATCCTGATTAACAGCATGGCCTGGAGATGGGTGCACTTAGGCTCAAGTCTTGGCTTCAGCCCTTCCTGGCTACCTGACTTTAGGTAGCTCACTTCACCTCTTGGAGTATCAAGCGTCCTCAGTTTAACATGGAATTATGATGATAACTCTTCCCCACTCCCATGTTGTAACGGAGATTAAATTAGGTGCTTCTATAAAGAGTGTAGCACAGAGCACGGCACAAAGTAAGAGCTCAGAACATGTTAATTACTATTTCTTCTAGACTTATTAACAAAATGTATAGTGCACAcaccatgtgccaagcaccatGCTGGGCACTAGATGAAGAGAACAGGCAGGCGTTCTGTGTCCATGGAGCTCCCATTCCAGTGGGAGAGACAGGTTTTAATGAAGCCTCTGGCAGAAAACTTAAGTTTCCTTACAAACTGTGGTGAGTGCCACCCAGAGTGACCATCTCGCATGGCTCTGAAAAATGGGCACATTCCAGTTGGGGAGCTCTGAGACTCTCAGAGCCGAGGGGAGTTActccaagtcacacagccaggaagtgacaGACTGGGATTCTCTGAGTGTGTCCAAGGGGGACCTGGTCAGAAGTGGGGCCTGAGAGTGGGTCAGAACAGCCCTCTCTGATCACGGAGCTAAGGAACGAGGGCCGAGGGGATGGATGGTGGCTGGGAGGTGGAGCGTAAGCATTaccagcagaaggaacagcatgtgtgaAGCCTCTGGGCGGTGAAAGCTTGGTGTGTTTTCCAGGCTGGTGTTACATAGTATGTGACAGCACTTAACctggtacctggcacacagtagcccGTCAGAAAAGGCTGGGTCTCCTTTAATATGAGGAGCTTTGTCCCCATCAGGCATTGTCTCTGAGTGGGACAGGCCCAAGATAGCATGGTGCTGGCCTCGGCCTGACACTTCAGAATTCACCTCTCAAAGAGCCTCTAGAGAATCAGCCAGCTACAGGCAGAAATCCAGCTATATCAAGAGGCCACCAAGGAAGCTTATCAAAACCTCCTGGCTTCTAACCTGTGACTTGTCTCCAAACCCACTCTCCTTATCCGCTGAAAGTATACACGGCCATTTACTTGAGCACCTACCAGATGCAACTCCACGCAGTCATTATCCTCATCAATCCTCACCCCAGTCCCATGTGGCTCCGTAAAATGGGCacatttcacagtgggagaacaCTGAGACTTTGAGAGGTGGAGTGAgttattcaaggtcacacagctaggggTCACAGAAATAAGACTGCATCTCAGGCTATGCAACTCCAAGGCCAGGGTCCTCACGACTAGCAATACTGCCTCCAAAATGCAACTGCCCAGCATGGGGACCCTGCCTCAGGCCAAGTGGAGTTGTGGTCCCCAGGGACCTAATATCCCTGAGAAGAAGGGTCCAACGGGCACCCCCTCCCTCCACGACCATCCACTAAGCACTATCACACAGCAGGGGCCGCAGGCCAGGTGCAGGGAGGCTGGCGTGGCTGAGACAGGCTCCCTGACCTCCCACTCCCCCTGGGCCACCTCCAGGGCCTGCCTCTGGCCTGGCATGGATCTCAgttgtctctttctcttccttagcTCTCTCAGGTCAAATATGTCTGGGCCTGGAAGTAAAGCAGAATTTATGCCCCAGGAGAAACCATCTTTGTGTGAAGATGAAAATGAAGGCTGGAAGAACTGGAGACAGAGAGGACCATCCGTCAGTCACTTCACTGTCTCTGAAGGACTGCTTCAGGACATGTGCCAGAGGCAGAAGTGACAGGCATGTGGACAGAATGGACACAGGGTGAGGAACACAGGAGTCCAGCATGACTCCTGAGGTTTTGGACTGATTCACCGAGTGGGTGGTGCCACTCACTGACAGCGGGGACCGCTGTCTGAACTGTTCTGTGTGGAATGCCTCTCGATCACCAGGAGGAGATGTGAGCAGGCAGAGGGAAGCTTTCCTGATTATAAACCATTGTTGATAActtggcggggggaggggaatATCCCCCATCATCCCTTTACCCAGACGTAACCAATGTCAATCTGCTCTTCCCTGGGGAAGGAAGCATTTATTAAGCCTTGATCACATGCCAGAAACTTCTCTATTATCTCATATAACCTTCAGGAAGGAAAATAACTTCATTGCTCTTTCTGATTGTAAAAGCAATATAagctctttacatatatattaaaaagataactCATAGAGGTATAAAGGAGGAGGTAAAATTCACCCACGATTCCATCGCCCAGAGATGGCAGTCCTTCTAATCTCATTTCCCCTTCTGCATGGATTTGGGAACATCTCCTGGGGCACCTGGGCCGGGCGCTCCTGGTCAACCACTGCAACCCCGCtcgcagataaggaaactgaggctcacgtCTGCCACATTACACTGACATCCCGGGGGCCCTGCCCTTGCCTCCAAGGGGTGCGGCTGCTGGAGGGGCTCAACAAAGGCTTgtcaaatgaacaaatgaatggggGCAAGAGTCTGGGATTCCTCCCAGGTTTGTTCAGTCTGCTTACATCATCAGAGGCTGCTTccaatttgaattttttaaaaatctgaattcacTTGCAGTGATTATGCAGTGGCTGTGATTTCCTGACGGTTACCCTGAAACACGGGCTGTCTGAGGGAGCAGGTGAATGAGGCATGATTGTTTCCCTGCTCTGCAGGAATAAAGAGCTCCAAAAAAGAGTGACAGGTGATCTAGAGGAGGTTTTAGAAACCACATTTCCTGGAGGTGAAATACCAAAGCCTTCCACGGAGAAGAGTGGGGGAATGTGGTTAAAATGCCCCAGTCTGGCCCTGACTTGGAGGGTGGGTAGCTATTCATAATGGTCTGCTAAAGCCTGGATTTCAGACCTGTGCTTTGGCCCAGGTGCAAATGGGCAGAGATTctcatttctgttatttcttgAGCAcattctatgtgccaggcactgtgctgcatCCCTTTCCTACACCATCCCCTGTCCCCCTGCCCGCAGTCCCGTGAGGTAGGTGCTATCAtgaattcattttacagatgaagaaacaggcacaGATAGTTTCAGACAACtcgccaaggccacacagctggcaagtggaGAGCCAGGTATGGAGCAGAGGTCCATGTGACTCCCAACCCCCTGCTCTCAACTGTTTAGAAGTCTGCTGCCTTCCTTcttctggggtgggggttgggaggacACAGCCAGGAGGCATGCATCTTCCCTTCCTGCCCAGTGGTGGTGTGGGGGGCGGGGCAAGGAGCCCGGGGCCAGAGTTTCCCCTCAATATGCAGCGCTGAGACCAGCCCAAACATTCAGATATACAAACTTGTACATCCATATCATGGAATACTCCTCACCAATAAAAAAGGGACAAATTTCTGATACACACCGCCACAACACGTGAATCTCAGAGATCCTGTGCTGAGATTAAGAAGCTGAACACAAAGGCAGACACTGTATGGTTCCGTTTATATGAATTCAAGAATAGGCATACCACTCTATGGTGAGAAATCAGAACAGTGGCTGCCctggggagtgggaagaggggGCTGCCTCAGAAGGGGCAGACTGGAATTTCTTGGGTACAGATGGATGCATAAATCTGTCAAAACTCAAATTTCAGATCTGTGCATCCGCTGCAGGTAAATGACCCGTGGGGCTGTGACCCCTGAGAAACCCACTCTCCTTTTACTGCCCCCAGAAGTGGAGGCTGGGTTGGCTCAGGTGCAACCTGTGAGTTCAAGAGCTAAGGTCACAAACAGAAAGCAGGTCCATGGttcccaggggctgaggggagggaagggtggggagtgACAGCTTAATGGGTGTGGACTTCCCTTccgggtgatgaaaatgttttggaactagatagcgGTGATGGTTGCCCACTGAATGCCACCGAGCTGTACACTTTAAGAGTCTCATGCTCCACTGACTGAGCTGGCTGGGTGCGCCCGAActgtaaactttaaaatgtacttttatgttacatgaattttaccttaatttttaaaaagttaaaaaaaaagaaagaaagaaggtctTAAGATAAGGGCAGCAGACTTCTGCCCCCATGAGTTCTCACCACCAGGATTTCAGCATTAGTGGCTGCTTCCTCTGTTAGAGCCAGGGCCACTCATCTGCCTGCCTTCCCAAAGGACCTTGAGCCCCTTAACTGTGGGCCTGGATACATCTGATTGCTCTCTGCCTGGGCAGTGTGCATTCTCGAGGATTAGGGCATATATCTCATTGCTGAGTGAGTGAGTAAGTGGgttgtgagtgaatgaatgagcaaataaaGACATGTGTGAATGAGTGACTATatgaatgagtgaaagaatgaatgagcgagcaaatgaataaatacacacatggatgagtgaatgagtgagtgagtgagcaaaTAAACAAGGCAGTGAAgggatgagtgagtgaatgagcaCCTGAGTGAAGGAGTAAGTGGACGCACCTGGGCCAGACTATGGACTCTGGCCCCAACCCGTGTGTTCCAATCCTGGCTTTGCAatgcaagtcatttaacctctccgtgcctcagctttctcattggtAAAACGGGGGTGTCGGTGGTAGCgagaaataaatgagttaaaacgTGTCAATTGCTTAGAAGACTACCTGGCAAAGCGAGCCCTCCGTGTTTGTCAATATTAAAGAAATACACATCCATGCGCATGGGGACCCACAGCCCGGCCCAGGGGGCGACGCCCTGGCCCTCTTcccggggggttgggggggacgACCTACCGAGCAGCTGCACCTCGTCGGTGATGCCGTAGACGTCGATGAGCGCCCAGAGCGGGCCGCCCACGGCCACGCCGCAGTGGAAGAGCACCGGCTCGCCGTCGTTGACGCTGTAGAAGACGCGGCCGTGGCGGTCCGCCCAGTAGGCCAGCACCGTGTCGCGCAGCGCCAGGTTCTCGGGCAGCGCCTTGGCCCAGTAGCCGGGCCGCGTGACGAGGTCGGGGCAGGCGTACTTGGGGATGTCCTGGGCGCTCATGAGCGACGGGTCGTGCGCCGTGAAGCCAAAGCGCAGCGCGCCGCTCCAGCCCGGGCGTACGGCCACCAGGCGCAGCCGCACCTGCTCGTACAGCCGGATGGGCCGCTGTGTGAACGTGACCCCGTTGCAGAAGCTGTTGCGCCGCGTGGCCCGGCGTGAGTGGCCGTCCAGCCGCACGTTCTTGCCCTTGGCCTGCGTGTGGAAGCGCGGCGCTTCGCCCAGCACTGGGCGCCGCTCTGGGCCGGGGCCGCAGCAAGGCCGGGTGGCCAGGAGGCGCGCGGGCGGGCTCGAGTCTGCGGAAGGACAGAGACGGGCAGGAGGGTTAGGCCCGCTCTCAAATTCCATCTTAACTAGGCCGGGAATTGAGAACTCCCGTCTGCCCAAGGCTGCCACAGCAAGGTCGTATCCACTTCGCAGATGAGCAAAGTGTAAGGCTtagggggatgtgtgtgtgtgtgtgtgtgtgtccagtgaAGCACTGCTCACGACTGTTTCACTCACAGAGGGGCCAACACCAATGAGCTTGTCACAGCAGCCAGGCTGGGGTCGTCTGACTTCTCCCTCCCTGTCAAATCCCTCCATATCTAGATGCCTCCCCCAAGGGCTGCTTCTGGGCTGCAAAGTGCCCCTAAAGGCAACAGGGGCCTTGGATTCTTCGGGAGTACTGGGggtctttgcttttctctgtgtAACTTTTATTAAAGAGTAAGGTCACTTGAGTGCACTCTTGGGATCCCCCGTGCAGCCTGGAATTGCAGCTCTCTGACACTTCCTGGCAGTGTGATAAGCAGTAGACCACGTCACTTTTCTAGCCTGCTTCCTTGCCTGTAACTTGGGGGCATTGCTTAACTCACACAGCTGCTAAAAGATCATGTGGATGAAGTCCCTAGAATACTGCCCAGCACAAAGCATGTGCTTAACAGGCAACTAATAACACGATCATAATACTGAGGTTCCAAAGGAAACCCAAGCCGGGATTCTGCCTTGCCCTCCCCTTTACTCACAGCAAATGGAGGCATTCTTTATAAGCAAGGTTGGCTTTTCTAGAACATACACATTTCATAATTCATTTCTATGGGAATTCTGCCCCAGAGGACCTGGAGAATCTTGGGGCAGTCTCCTTTCAAAGGATCTGGCTGCAGGCCACAAACCCAGGCGGCTACCCAGGCGGCCTGGATCTGGAGGTGGGGGCTTCatccttcccaccttccctcctCCATCCCAGGGGCAGTTCCTGGGAGGCTCTGGcacccagggagggggcagggtgggtAATTACTGCACAAGTCTCTGCTGCTTGCTCACAACAGCTGCTGAGTACAATTTTCACAGCAAATGCGCACACACCACAGGCAGCCCCGGCGCACAGTGGTACGTAGAGAGGCCACTGCAGGAACACTCTTCCTACGCCAGCCACGGGGTTCACTGTGCTCCGGGCACATCGTGGGGTTCAGTTAATACTGAGGCTAATGGGGAGTGAGGACAGGAGGAAACGAAGAAGGAGATGCAATGACGAGGCAGGCACACCATGACTCCCCTCCCCAGGTCCTGGAGGAAGGAAGCCCCAGTCCCTGAGGTAGGGAGTCCTGCTGGGAAGCTGCGAGATGTCTCTCCAAACAGAAGCCACTGACCCATAAGGACAGAATACAAGGAATAAAGCCAAGAgtaaataagaagaaagaaagttaAGGGACTTTAGTCATTTATCTGTTCAACAACCATTTAGTGAGCACCAAATATGTGCCAGGTGTCATTCTGGGCCTGAGAAATACAGCAGTCACCAAGGCAGATAAGGTTCCCACTTGGATGGAGCTGACATTCCAGTGGGCAAAGTCaggtaataaataaaacatactctGCCTGGTGGGACACATGCAGCCAAGGGAGGGAGCAGAAAGGAGAGTTATGTTAGGATTTTCAGGGAGGGCCTCTCTGATGAGTGACTTTTGAgagacttgaaggaggtgagggagtgagctgtGAGGGtatctgggggaagagcattccaggctggGGTAactgcaagtgcaaaggccctgaggtgagaatCTGCTGGTGGGGCTGGAATGGTGGGAGTTGAGTCAGGAGTGGAAGGAAATGAGAGCAGAGGTGGAGCAGTGGGGGGTGGGGTTTGGGAGGAGATCCTACGgttgtggtttgttttttctttaaccattttactctgagtgagatgggacATGATTGGAGGTTTAGAACAAAGAAGTAGGAATGCTCAGGTCACTGTTTGGAGAGGGGACTGTTGGGCGAGGCGGGTAGGCAAGGAATCCGGGGGCTAGGACAGGACTGCTGGATTGTTACAgcagagatgatggtggctcagATCGGGAGTGGGGTGGGTATGAGTAAAGGCGATGAGATGGGGCcaggttctggatatgttttgaAGGTAGATTTGGAGGTTTTAGCTTCTAATGAGAGAAGTAAGAAGCATTCAACACACAGTTGGCCCTCTGTGTTTTGGGGTCTGTGTCagcggattcaaccaaccatggatatttggagaaaaaaagactctagaaagttccaaaaatcaaaacttgaatttgcgGTGACCcagcaactacttacatagcatttacattgtattaggcattataggtaatctagagatgatttaaagtataaggGAAGATGTATGTAGATTATATGCAGGTACTACAGCATTGTATACAAAGGACTTGAACATCCATGGGATGTTCCGTCCACTCTTGGGATTCCCCCGTGTAGCCTGGAATCGCAGCTCTGGCGCTTCCTGGCAGCGGGATAACCAGCAGACCACGTCACTTTTCTAGCCTGCTTCCTTGCCTGTAACTTGGGGACACTGCTTAACTCACACAGCTGCTAAGAGATCATGTCCTGCCCTTGTGGAGATCTGAGTTTCTCCAAGGAGGAGAAGATACACTGATGGGTGGACAGTCACAGCAGGGGCCAACAGTAACAACAGAGACCACATTAGGCATCAGTACCAGGAGGGCTATTAGGCCAGGAGGAGACCCCAGACTCAGCCGGGGACTGAGGGGCAGGGGGTGATGCCCACAGGGCGAGATCTTCAGGGAGCAGAGGGAGTATTCCAGGCTGATGCCGAGGGAACACCTCACAGGGACCAGACGGCAAGGCCCTGAATGCCAGCCCGAGAGGCTCAGAGCGCACAGCGTAGGGGAGAGGGAGCCACACGGGGGCTTCCTGCAGAGCAGGCCCctgagacagagaggagggtgggCACAGAGCCAGGCTGAGGGCCATCCCTGGAACCACTGGGAAAAAAGCAAGGGCCCGCCGGAGAGCAATACCAGCAAGACAGAAATCAAACCAGTGGGGGAGATACCACTCAGGAGAGGCCGAGGACTGCGGAGCCTGCATCCTCCACGCATGCTGCACCACGGCCTTGTACCAGCCACCCGACTCGGGGCTGCAGCCTCCTCCCGTGTCCACCCGGCCGGATCCTCTCCAAGGTCCCCACAGCTGGCAACTCTCCGGGAAACATTAAATATGACCACAGATCAAAAGCCCTTCTGAGCACCGAAGACCACAAGCCAtccttatttgattatttttatctccCCTCCCATCCCTGTTGTTTGTCCAACCTTATCTCTCAATCAGACTTTCGTGACAAGATTGGCTTGGGAAATCCTAAGCAGATGCTCCTTCAGAGTGGCCTGGCGACGTCACTGAGGGCTGGGGCGGGGAGAAATACTGCTTTGTTACTATAAGGGGAAGTTTCCTGCAAAACCAGCTATATGTTAGGGTAAAATGCAGCCAAGTAAGCAGCaaaatttacatatttgtttAATCTTGATTATAGAATCCAGCTTCCTTTAGAAATGAGGGATAAacactatttttttccccctctgaggACAGAGTCCTGATGTGagataaagaaaacaagagtGAAAAAGTTTCTAAGGGGACGTGTTAGTTACACAAAttgaaaatgcttaaaataaaagaCCAACAAGAAGCCCTGTGCAAACTGTATACCAGCGTCTGCTTTTAGCTCAGCTCAGGGAAAGCGGCTTCTGCACGGAACAGAAAAATATGGCCACGGCCTCGGAGAACATCTGAGTTCAGAGATGTCAATGGAAAACCTGAACTTTGTCATTTAAATTGCTGCAATAAACACTGGAGCCACATTACAGGAGTTTGTGAAGTAGGAGAAACATTCTCATATCCCCAACATTCACACCTTAACTAACATCACATTTTTTTATTGCTCCTGCCTGGCTCTTACCCTCGGAAGAACCACTGGCTATGCCCTCACTACTTGCCTTGTGCTGAAtcagccctttctttctttctttctttctttctttctttctttctttctttctttctttctttctttctttcctcctttctttcatgg
Coding sequences within it:
- the NEURL1B gene encoding E3 ubiquitin-protein ligase NEURL1B isoform X2, with the translated sequence MGNTVHRTLPDSSPPARLLATRPCCGPGPERRPVLGEAPRFHTQAKGKNVRLDGHSRRATRRNSFCNGVTFTQRPIRLYEQVRLRLVAVRPGWSGALRFGFTAHDPSLMSAQDIPKYACPDLVTRPGYWAKALPENLALRDTVLAYWADRHGRVFYSVNDGEPVLFHCGVAVGGPLWALIDVYGITDEVQLLGTLQSSPATTSPSGSLSGSQDDSDSDMAFSVNQSSSASESSLVTAPSSPLSPPVSPVFPPPELAGSKNGECTVCFDGEVDTVIYTCGHMCLCYSCGLRLKRQARACCPICRRPIKDVIKIYRP